TCATCGCAATACCAGGCTGTTCTGGCTTGTTGTAGCTGGGTATGATAGGAGGGTTCATTGCAGATTTTTTTGGGCGAATTCCAACCTGCCCCATTAACTAAGATGGGCTGAAATAAGTTCTATCTGCAACGATCGCCGGCAATGGGTAGCATTACGGACGCTGGCCCGGGAATGCTTCGCAGCCGACCATAACAGATTCAACACGCCGATTCACGAGGCAATCAGGGTCCTCTTTGCGCAAGCAAGAAAGGGCTGTGCCGCGCTCGCGGATGGCGAGCCTGTCTGTGGCAATGCCCTCTGTGGTATAGAAGTCAAAAACAAACGCTGCCCGTTCGCGCGAGATTTTTAGCGCTTGAGCTTCCGTATCCGCGCCGTCTGTGTGTCCCACAATACGGGCGCAACAGCGCGGGTTGAGTTGGAGTGCTTCGACGTTTTCGGCGAGGAGTGCCATCGTCTGACCTGTAACATCTGCACTGCCGGCATCAAAGAATACGGTATTCAGGTCAGCCAGTACGCAGCGGTCGTCTGGGAAGTCGGGTGCGGGTAGCGGCGGATTGTAAGGCGGAATGACGAGGGGATCTGGCAATTCAGCCGGCGGAATTTCTTCGGCTACCCGTCTTATTTTTGCGAGGTTGAACCGCATGCCAAACATAACCAGTGATGTATTGTGTGGATTGCGGTTGCCTTCGTTGCGGCCAACGTAGTTGAAGTTGATACGGAAGCTGGCGTCTGCGAATACCGAAAAGCGGTGTGAAACCGGGTAGTCAACGCCAAGGCCAAAAGGCAGGGTGAAGACGGAGCGGTCTGGGCCAGGCGTGCCAGCGTTTGGCTGGTTGATCTGCCCTGAAGGTGCACCAAATGGATCTGCGATTAGGGTGCCAAATCCTGTATAAACGTAGGGGAGAAAGAGGCTGGTAGAGCCGCGGCGCAGCGTATAAATAATTTGGGGTTCAAACCAGAACAGCTCCCGGTTTAGAAATTCGTTGCTTGTGAGTCCGCCCTCAGTGTCGAGGGAGCTCAGGTTGGTTAGTCCAGCCATGCCCCGGAAAAAGAACTTGTCTCTTACGATGGGGAAAGAGCCGAGCAGGATGCCGGCTACATCGCTGGATCTGGTAAAATTGGCGTTGCTGCGAACATCGTTGAGATCAACGCGGCCATGGTATGTAAATACACCAAGTGCCACGCCAAAATGCGCCTGTGAGCCACGCAGTTGTGTGCGCTGG
This window of the Bacteroidota bacterium genome carries:
- a CDS encoding OmpA family protein, with the translated sequence MKTLRFLLLLPLLLAFASPQAQAQRTQLRGSQAHFGVALGVFTYHGRVDLNDVRSNANFTRSSDVAGILLGSFPIVRDKFFFRGMAGLTNLSSLDTEGGLTSNEFLNRELFWFEPQIIYTLRRGSTSLFLPYVYTGFGTLIADPFGAPSGQINQPNAGTPGPDRSVFTLPFGLGVDYPVSHRFSVFADASFRINFNYVGRNEGNRNPHNTSLVMFGMRFNLAKIRRVAEEIPPAELPDPLVIPPYNPPLPAPDFPDDRCVLADLNTVFFDAGSADVTGQTMALLAENVEALQLNPRCCARIVGHTDGADTEAQALKISRERAAFVFDFYTTEGIATDRLAIRERGTALSCLRKEDPDCLVNRRVESVMVGCEAFPGQRP